Proteins encoded by one window of Lacipirellulaceae bacterium:
- the mqnE gene encoding aminofutalosine synthase MqnE gives MLRTSTPVLAPIREKVEAGERLSFDDGLLLYDPKVPLPELGELANLVRERKNGNAAYYNINTHLNPTNVCVYRCTFCAFRADLRDAKSYWMNDEQVLARGQEAVNNGCTEMHIVGGLHHQAKYEWYRKVISLLHDAYPNLHLKAWTPVEIDWFERLTKKPIRWVLEDMIEAGLGSMPGGGAEIFHPEVRNQICEHKADSSRWFETHRTAHELGLRTNCTMLYGHIEQPFHRIDHLIRLRELQDETGGFQTFIPLAFHPDNTGLSHIKKPSGPEDLRTMAISRLMLDNIPHIKAYWIMLGIGSAQIALSYGADDIDGTVRHELIYHDAGAETPEMMSVAELRRLIEEAGREPIERDTLYHRIERDESGWEARETITAN, from the coding sequence TTCGCGAAAAGGTCGAAGCCGGTGAGCGGCTTTCCTTTGACGACGGGCTCCTGCTGTACGACCCCAAGGTGCCGCTGCCTGAACTGGGCGAGCTGGCTAACTTGGTGCGCGAGCGTAAGAACGGCAATGCCGCTTACTACAATATCAATACGCACCTCAACCCGACGAATGTTTGCGTTTACCGTTGTACCTTCTGTGCCTTTCGTGCCGATCTGCGCGATGCGAAGAGCTACTGGATGAACGACGAGCAAGTACTCGCCCGTGGGCAGGAAGCGGTAAACAATGGCTGCACCGAAATGCACATCGTTGGCGGGCTACACCATCAGGCGAAGTACGAATGGTATCGCAAAGTCATTAGCCTGCTGCACGACGCGTATCCGAACCTGCATCTCAAGGCGTGGACGCCGGTCGAGATCGATTGGTTTGAACGTCTCACCAAGAAACCGATCCGCTGGGTGTTGGAAGATATGATCGAAGCGGGCCTCGGTAGTATGCCCGGTGGCGGGGCAGAGATTTTCCACCCCGAGGTCCGCAACCAGATTTGCGAACACAAGGCGGACTCGTCACGCTGGTTCGAAACACATCGCACGGCTCACGAGCTTGGCCTGCGGACCAACTGCACGATGCTCTATGGGCACATCGAGCAACCGTTCCATCGGATCGATCACTTGATCCGGCTTAGGGAATTGCAGGATGAGACAGGCGGCTTCCAGACGTTCATTCCTTTGGCATTCCACCCTGACAACACAGGTCTTTCACATATCAAGAAGCCATCCGGACCGGAAGACTTGCGGACCATGGCGATTAGCCGTTTGATGCTGGATAACATTCCGCATATCAAGGCGTATTGGATCATGCTCGGCATCGGCTCGGCTCAAATTGCGTTGAGCTACGGAGCGGACGATATCGACGGCACGGTGCGGCACGAGTTGATCTACCACGACGCGGGGGCTGAGACGCCCGAAATGATGAGCGTCGCCGAACTGCGCCGCCTGATTGAAGAAGCGGGTCGCGAGCCGATTGAGCGTGATACGCTCTATCATCGGATCGAGCGTGACGAGAGTGGTTGGGAAGCTCGGGAGACTATCACTGCGAACTGA
- the thiS gene encoding sulfur carrier protein ThiS, with protein MQIQLNGEPRDIVEGSTVADLLKELELDARSLAVERNLELAPRTEHATTELSEGDRIEIVTLVGGG; from the coding sequence ATGCAGATTCAACTCAACGGTGAGCCTCGTGACATCGTCGAAGGTTCTACTGTCGCCGACTTGCTCAAAGAACTCGAACTCGACGCTCGCAGTTTAGCCGTCGAGCGGAACCTCGAGCTAGCCCCACGCACCGAACACGCGACGACCGAGCTTTCCGAGGGCGACCGAATCGAGATCGTCACTCTGGTTGGCGGGGGATGA
- a CDS encoding ADP-ribosylation factor-directed GTPase activating protein isoform b, with amino-acid sequence MTTRCVFFCLLCLLTGCQQGEPAASGGAKRAPQAKLPSEEELRELVDRTLEFTEHGRVLDLDTQAAWQILHGVLAFGRDFTMRTSDGPENVLDWVFSGKPMKGWTLEPGQVGLRATIEPGKFGQGHEDQWLAVISQCGVPIKQPLEISGQEEKYTLYDLLKQAMFDCYEGKESSWTLIALSQYLDPIDQTWTGRDGEQWSLERLAGMEAGPTLDETAGQAKVNEGACGGTHRVIGLAMALNRYRAKYPDRKLSGGWLAAQKRIAWAIAQSKKHQLPSGAFSIQYFMRPANSGNLAEHLASTGHTLEFLSVALPTAELKEPWVQRSVVYLCNLLERSKELDLECGALYHAAHGLVLYRQRVFDSQESSVAISSQ; translated from the coding sequence ATGACAACTCGCTGTGTGTTTTTTTGCCTGCTTTGTCTGCTGACAGGCTGTCAACAGGGCGAGCCCGCCGCGAGCGGCGGGGCGAAACGGGCTCCACAAGCGAAGCTGCCTTCTGAGGAAGAACTGCGCGAGCTGGTGGATCGTACGCTCGAATTCACCGAGCATGGCCGCGTTCTCGACCTCGACACGCAAGCAGCATGGCAGATATTGCATGGCGTGCTGGCCTTTGGGCGAGACTTCACGATGCGCACCAGCGACGGCCCCGAGAACGTCCTCGATTGGGTTTTCTCCGGCAAGCCGATGAAGGGCTGGACACTCGAACCCGGCCAAGTCGGCCTGCGGGCTACGATTGAGCCCGGCAAGTTCGGCCAGGGGCACGAGGATCAGTGGCTGGCGGTGATCTCACAATGCGGGGTGCCGATCAAACAACCTCTTGAGATTTCGGGGCAGGAAGAAAAGTACACCCTCTACGATCTGCTCAAACAGGCGATGTTCGATTGCTACGAAGGGAAGGAAAGTAGCTGGACGCTGATCGCGCTCTCGCAATACCTCGACCCGATCGACCAGACATGGACGGGCCGCGATGGCGAGCAGTGGTCCCTGGAGCGACTCGCCGGGATGGAAGCTGGACCGACTTTGGACGAAACCGCTGGCCAAGCCAAAGTGAACGAGGGTGCCTGTGGCGGAACGCACCGCGTGATTGGGCTGGCGATGGCACTGAATCGTTACCGTGCGAAGTACCCTGACCGAAAACTCTCCGGCGGTTGGCTAGCGGCCCAAAAACGGATCGCTTGGGCCATTGCACAGTCCAAAAAGCATCAACTTCCCAGCGGAGCTTTCTCGATTCAGTACTTCATGCGTCCGGCAAACAGCGGCAACTTGGCTGAGCACCTCGCCAGCACGGGGCACACGCTGGAATTTCTCTCCGTCGCTTTACCGACCGCGGAACTGAAAGAACCGTGGGTGCAGCGGTCGGTGGTTTATCTCTGCAACTTGCTAGAAAGAAGCAAAGAGCTAGACCTGGAGTGCGGGGCACTCTATCACGCGGCCCACGGGTTGGTGTTGTATCGGCAACGTGTCTTCGACTCGCAAGAGTCTTCCGTGGCAATCAGTTCGCAGTGA
- a CDS encoding Bax inhibitor-1 family protein, with translation MQATENPYAPSNFTMAAHAEASERATFIAKTYAHLAGAILAFVALTAVLVNASFTPGLIELMLGNRISWLIVLGIFMGVNWMADSWARSSTSQGIQYAGLGLCVIAWSIIFTPLLYIASTHFSGVIATAGITTLALFGVLTAIVFITRQDFSFLRGVLMFGGIAAMGLIACAIIFNFSLGPIFTYAMIALACGYILYDTSNVMLHYRTDQYVAASLALFASVALLFWYILQLFMSADD, from the coding sequence ATGCAAGCCACCGAAAACCCGTATGCTCCATCCAACTTCACCATGGCCGCCCACGCTGAGGCGAGCGAGCGGGCAACGTTTATTGCCAAAACGTATGCCCACCTCGCGGGAGCGATTCTCGCGTTTGTTGCCCTAACCGCCGTCTTGGTGAATGCGTCGTTTACGCCGGGGCTCATTGAACTCATGCTGGGCAACCGTATAAGTTGGCTGATCGTCCTTGGCATTTTCATGGGCGTCAACTGGATGGCGGATAGTTGGGCCAGATCATCAACTTCCCAGGGGATTCAGTACGCAGGCTTGGGACTTTGTGTGATTGCTTGGTCTATCATTTTCACGCCTCTCCTGTACATCGCCTCGACTCACTTTAGTGGAGTCATTGCAACCGCAGGCATCACCACGCTGGCACTGTTTGGGGTCCTGACGGCAATCGTGTTCATCACCCGCCAAGACTTTTCGTTTTTGCGTGGCGTGCTCATGTTTGGCGGAATCGCAGCGATGGGCTTGATTGCTTGTGCAATCATTTTCAACTTCAGCTTGGGCCCGATCTTTACTTATGCGATGATCGCGCTGGCCTGTGGCTACATTCTGTACGACACCTCGAACGTGATGCTGCACTATCGCACGGATCAGTACGTAGCGGCCTCGCTAGCGTTGTTCGCTTCGGTGGCACTTCTGTTCTGGTACATCTTGCAATTGTTTATGTCGGCGGATGACTAG
- a CDS encoding thiazole synthase has protein sequence MPIELTTADELTIGTHTLSSRLIVGTGKYATYEQMGQSLEACGTDCITVAVRRERLIDAEGNNLLDFVDTSRYTLLPNTAGCFNADDAVRVAKLGREILLGLENPGADWVKLECLADTKTLLPDPVATIDATERLVADGFQVLVYTSDDPIVARRLKEAGATSVMPAGSPIGSGQGVLNPNNIRICLEYLKEDDPDYPVIMDAGVGGASDVAAAMELGVDGVLLNTAVAHAADPVMMAEAMQHAIQAGRKSYLAGRIPKKLYATASSPEEGTITARPR, from the coding sequence ATGCCGATAGAACTCACCACCGCTGACGAACTCACCATCGGAACGCACACGCTTTCCAGCCGCCTGATCGTCGGCACAGGGAAGTACGCTACGTACGAGCAGATGGGCCAGTCGCTTGAGGCTTGCGGAACCGATTGCATTACCGTCGCCGTGCGGCGCGAGCGGCTGATTGATGCGGAGGGGAACAACCTGCTCGACTTCGTGGATACCTCGCGGTACACCTTGCTTCCCAACACCGCAGGCTGCTTCAACGCGGACGATGCCGTGCGGGTGGCGAAGCTGGGGCGTGAGATCCTCCTTGGTTTGGAAAACCCCGGAGCTGACTGGGTGAAACTGGAATGTTTGGCCGACACCAAGACCCTTTTGCCGGACCCCGTGGCTACGATTGATGCGACCGAGCGGCTGGTTGCTGACGGTTTTCAGGTGCTGGTCTACACAAGCGACGATCCGATCGTCGCCCGCCGACTGAAAGAAGCCGGTGCGACGAGCGTGATGCCTGCGGGCAGTCCGATCGGCTCGGGACAAGGCGTGCTGAATCCCAACAACATCCGTATCTGTTTGGAGTATCTCAAAGAGGACGATCCCGACTATCCCGTGATCATGGACGCCGGTGTGGGCGGAGCGAGTGACGTGGCGGCAGCAATGGAACTGGGCGTCGACGGGGTACTGCTCAACACGGCTGTGGCCCATGCAGCCGATCCAGTGATGATGGCCGAAGCGATGCAACATGCGATTCAAGCGGGACGGAAATCGTACCTCGCGGGCCGCATCCCCAAAAAGCTCTACGCCACAGCCAGCAGTCCTGAAGAAGGGACCATCACGGCACGGCCAAGATAG
- a CDS encoding zinc metallopeptidase: MIFDPMYFVYLAPGLLLAFWAQAKVRSAYSEASQMPARLSGAAAARRILDYAGLQDVGIEPIGGELTDHYDPRDKVLRLSQGVYGANSMAAVGIAAHEAGHALQDAKGYAPLVVRNMAVPAANFGGSMGMLILFAGIGLGLQQLVYAGIIAFGCVVAFQLVNLPVEFDASNRAKALLVEHGMVPSNEMGQVNSVLNAAAWTYVAGTLQSVLILLYYVMRFTGGDE; the protein is encoded by the coding sequence ATGATTTTCGACCCCATGTACTTCGTCTACCTTGCACCGGGTTTGCTGCTCGCGTTCTGGGCCCAGGCGAAGGTCCGTTCGGCTTACTCTGAGGCCTCGCAGATGCCGGCTCGATTGAGTGGTGCCGCGGCTGCCCGACGCATCTTGGATTATGCCGGATTGCAGGACGTCGGCATCGAGCCAATCGGCGGCGAGCTGACCGATCATTACGACCCGCGTGATAAGGTGCTGCGGCTTAGCCAGGGTGTGTATGGCGCAAACTCGATGGCGGCAGTCGGCATTGCCGCTCACGAGGCGGGGCACGCTCTTCAAGACGCCAAGGGTTATGCACCGTTGGTTGTACGGAACATGGCTGTCCCTGCAGCGAATTTCGGTGGCAGCATGGGAATGCTGATTCTCTTTGCCGGTATTGGTCTCGGCTTGCAACAGTTGGTGTATGCCGGGATCATCGCGTTCGGATGCGTAGTGGCCTTTCAGCTAGTGAATCTGCCGGTCGAATTCGACGCCAGTAACCGTGCGAAAGCCTTGCTGGTAGAACATGGCATGGTTCCCTCCAATGAGATGGGACAAGTGAACAGCGTCCTGAACGCTGCCGCTTGGACCTATGTAGCTGGGACGTTGCAGTCAGTGCTGATCTTGTTGTACTACGTGATGCGATTCACCGGCGGTGATGAATAA